Below is a genomic region from Papio anubis isolate 15944 chromosome 14, Panubis1.0, whole genome shotgun sequence.
AGTTGATCATGTACCATagttttcttaagttttatttactctttttgtttctttttgtttctctgactggataatttcaaatgacttgTCTCAAACTCACTGACTTTTTCTCctgcttgatcaagtctgctgttgaaaTTCTCCATACAGTTCTTCAGTTCAgtcactatgttttttttttttaacttaaaaaaaaaatctctttcttgACCTGATTTTGTTCatatattgtttttctgatttcatttagttGTCTATCTGTATTCTCTTGTAGCTCACTGAGTTTCTTTTAGAcaattactttaaattatttgttgaGCAGTTTGTAAAATTCTCTCTCCTTAAGGTCAGTTACGAAtcctttattttgttctgttggtGATATCATATATCCTTGATTGTTTATGATACTGTGGTCACGTGTTTTTGGTGTTTGACTTTTTGAACAAGTAGTCACTTATTCCAGTCTTTACTGACTGGCTTTAGCAGATAAAGTCCTTCACCAGTCAGTCATCCAGAGATTCTGGGCAGGTTCTGGGCAGATTCTGGTTCTAAAGAAGGCCTTGAACCCATGTCTTCATGGGTTAGCCAGGCACTAGGATAGATGTGGTACCTGAGTCTCTAGGACAGGTCTAGAGTGTGAGTCTGTGCATGCTGAGCTGGTACCTGGAAATACCGGGGCTGGCATGGAGCCAGGGTTAGTGGGGGCTGGCCTATATCCTGGGACCATGAATGTCAACTTACCTCTAGGGTAGATCTGGAGACTGGATTCATGGGGCTAAGGCTGGAGCCTGAGTCAGTGGGGGCTGGCTCGGTGCTAAGGTCTACTATAATGAGGCTTGATTCTGGGTGTGCTGGAGTATGAGACCAGACTAGTATTGAGTCCACAGAGGCTGGCCTGGAACTGGGATGATCTAGAGCTTGTGTCTGTTGGGGCTGGCCTAGTGACAGAGGCCACAGAGGCTGGTCTAGCATCAGGGTTTTGTGCTCAGATGGACCTAAAGGCTTGGGGAGGGTTTGGGGTTTGACAGAACTGTATCCTGCGACTGTGAGTGCCAGTTTGGAGCTGGGGTCTGCAAGTACTGGCCTGGAGTTGTAGCTGTGGGAGCTATCCTGGAGCTGTGGTGGGTCTGAAGGGCAGCTTCACATGGGTAGGTCTGATGTCTAGGATTTCAGGGGCCACCCTGGAGTCTGTAGCTGCAAGTACTAGCTTGTCCTTGAGGTGGGCATAGAGTCTTTGACAATGGGTGCTGACCTGTGATCTGGAGCTATGGGGAAAAGCATGATGCTGTGTGTGTCTGGAGCCCGTGTCTTCTGGGCAAGACCGCTGCAGTATAGAGGCTGACCTGGAACCTGGGGCCACAGAGGCTGGCCTGGCATCAAGGCAACCTGGAGTCTAAGTCCAAGGGTACCTGCCTGGAGTCAGAGGCCACTGGGTCTTACTGGGGCAAACCTAGTGTTAGGGTCCATGGAAAATTCAAGTGCTTACTTCACTCCCTTTCCCCAAGTTGAGGGAATGTCTCTCCATGCTGTGGTTACTGAGATTGAGGGAGAGGTGATGTAAATAATGTAAGAGTGTTCTTTCTACCCTCTTTaatgcatcttttcttattttttgcaaCATGCAGATGCTTTAATCACTCCCTTGGACTTATTGGCTCTTGTGaaggtatttccattttcaggAATAGTAGTTCAAAtgaatgtttctgtgaaggtTTGATCAAGAGTTGGAAAGTCATATCTACCATCCTGCTTATGCCATTCTCTGAGAAGTACTATTCTAAGCACCATCAGAGCCTCCTAAATCTGTTCATGTCACATTGTCAGGTTTGGGCTATGGGAATGGGAGGACTGGAAGTACGTGGGAGAGAAATGTCCTCATCTCTTCACAACACAAATCCTACATGAGCAGGAGCCACGCCCTCATCACAACACACTAGTAGGGATGCACATTTCCTCATTTTCCCTAGAGACCTGGGTGAATAGGGAAGAAGGAGGACCTACAAAGTTTCCTCCCCTCAACCACTTTGTCCTTCTCAGGGTATGGCTATGACACTGGCACATACAAGACAAACAAGTGCAgactaaaaattttattattgctCTTTAAAGCCTTAGGCCATATGACAAAATGAAGAGACTGAAATGAGAGTggggaggaagaaacagaaggaagataAGAGTGAGGTGGTCAGGTTTGAGGGAATTAAGTGAATATTCTCTTCTAGGGTGAGTCTTCACACTGGTCTCATGCCCATGATGAGTTGCACACCAAACACAGGCTGCTGACTTCCCTCCTGCCCTAGTCAGTGAACTTGCAGACATAGGGTAACCTCACATCACAGTTATAATCTTTCCACCTCAGAAATGCTGGAGAGACAGAAGACATAAATGGAATGGGGCTGAGGAAGTTTGTGAATCCAATGAAGAGGCATCCCAGGTTTTAGCCTAGAAGTTAAAGCTTCTCTCTCACCTTCACCAGTGTCCCAATCCAAGAGAGAGATtcaaagaaagcagagaagagaggagatGACAGAAGACACACTGACATTGTATTTTCTAGCTCAGGAAGATTTCCTGAAGGTCAGACCCAGGAATGGGGGATGAGATGGAAAACACTGGGAAGAGGCAGCTCCTCTGTTTCTTACCTGTGTTTCTCGACAGCCCTGCACAGTGGCCGGGGTTTGAGATAGTGGAGGGATTTCTCTCCCATGCAAAGTAATTCATCACATCACTGCTACTCCACTCCCATCCATCTCCATTGGGCTCGGTGCCCTGTAGAGTAGAGGAGTAACCAGGTGATGGGAATGTCCATTGCAGCCCTTCTTGCATGGCCCCTTAACTGAAACACCTGATTTGCTTCCCAGCATGAGGGAATTTGGTCTGTTACTCCAGATGTTGCTGGTGAGCCCTTCACTAGGAACTTCTTCCTTGACTCCTCATTGCTATTGGAAAATCCCAGCCAATAAACACAAGATCCTTGGAACCACACAAGGTAATGTGTTACTTACAGAACAATAACTGGTGTAGCATTTGTGGTTAGCTTGTGAAGCTCAAGGGTAATGTCAGTTCTGTATGGGGGCAAAAATTGATCCTATCTTCATTAAGGATTCTTTCAGAACAGTAGGCAAAGACTCCATGAAGCTCAGAGAGTTATTAACGCAGCCTCATATGAGAATTATGTAATAAGCCTGAGGAAGGCAGATTGATTTTATCTGAAAGATGGAGACCTCCACAGAACTCTGATCTTCAGATGCTTCATGGCCTTCACTTTCCCCCAAATATTCCCCAGAATCTGAGCTCCAGTGCTCCCTGAAGTATTCCTGGGCAGCACAGGGGACAGAGAGTGGGACTGGACAACAATAGCACCTTGAGAGGGAAGGATATACACGCACCTGTGTGGGGTCATGGAGCCCAATCCAGACGTATGAGTAGCTATTACTAATGCTCTTCACCAGGGAGGACACGAAGGATCCCTCAGCCCCACTGAGCACAGACACCAGGTTTCCAGAGGGCCGTTTCTGGCAGGCCAGCTTTGAGGGAGACAAAGAGAATGAGAGGGAGCCTGAGACCCGTTGGGGGAGAGCAGGAcaaagggaggtgggaggaggactATGTGAAAGATAAGCGTGTTCATCCTCATTCCCAATGAACTCTTCTGAATGGAGACCCTCCTCCCCCTGAGACCTGCATGGATTTTCCCCTGTCACCTCCTACCCCACATCTAACCACTCACATCTGCATCTGTCCAGGATTTTGGTGACAAAAACAAGGCATAGCAGTGGGAGCCATAGGCCTTGGAGCCTTTGGGACAGCGGATCCGCGCAGAGGGCAGTTCCTTCTGGAGTTCCTCACCTGAGgtggaagaagagggagagggtAAAATGAATAGTGGGGGTTGAGGTGGAAGATGACCTTGGGGAATATCTAGACCTGTCCTTGGGGAGGAAGACCATATTCCTGATACCCCTTCACCTTCCCTTGTGTTTTCAGAAGttctttatctcaaaataataaatggggCACTATCTAGTCTCTTATTACCCTTTCCCCTTATTCAACCATTCAACACTCTCCTCACTCTGGGCTGTCTCTACACTGGGTCCTCCAGTCATTGTCCCTCCCCGCATCTCATTACTGACCCTCCACACTTTCTCACCAGTGTATATTAGAGTCCACTGACTAAATGGAAGCCATCTCATTCCACTCTTAGTGGACCACCGTGGAGCCTCCCACTGCAAGTTAACCTGAAGGAAGGAGTGATGATGCAGGAACTGCAGGCAGGTTCATTAGACGCTACGTCATTACCCATGTGACACACAGGagccttcctcctcttcttggcTCTGAGGATTCATAGGGAACCCAGTGCTAGAAGCAGAGCAATCTCACCTTGAACCTGAGACAGGAGCATGAGGCAGGAAAGCAGCATCCAAGATACGCTGGGCAGGGCCATGCGAGGCAGCATCGGAGTCTGACTTGAGGAGGCAATCAGGAATCACTAAAGAAAGCATGGTCAGTGGGAGAACACAAAGATACACTACGGCCTcatgtctttttccttctccagTCCCCTAGGACTAAAGTGATCTTGGTCACATCCATCATCTTCTACAGTTCTGAATGAGTTGTGAATCTGTGTACTCTCCCATCCCCAAGTCCTCCCAGGACAGCCTTGCTGAGTCTCAGAGCTCCTATGCTGCCTGAGGAAGGGACCCTCCCATGCATTCTCCTGTATCATGTGCAGTAGCCCCTCCCCAGGTCTCATCTTCTCTCAGCTCCCACTTACCTCTCTGGTGGGATATGGTATGGTTTGTCTGGTCAGGAAGGAGTGAGATTTTATAAGAGGATCTGGGGGAGGGACATTGGAGTGAAGAGTGACAATGAGAAGGTAGGACAGGGGTCATGGGGTGGGATTGGCATGGGGAGGAGACTCTTCCTGGCAAAGACTGGGGATTTTCCCAGATGTTGCCTCTTTCCTGTTGGCAGGCCAACACTGTCCCTAGGAAGAGGTTaagtttcctttttcctctgcATCCTCCTTGTCAAAGACCTGTGCCACCAAATGTGATATGAAATCTTCTAATGTGGACATCTGAAAGAGGAGTTCCTCTGGTGGATTTCTTAAGAACCCACTTCTGAAGGGAAACCTATGTATTTCTTATTACCTCACCTCataagattaaataaatgttagatgTTAAGTAGAGGAATTATAAGTATGATAGACAGTTGAGGGCATAGATGGAACTGAAGCTAAGAGTAGGAGTGAGGGTTCAGGGCCTTTATGCACATATGGTAGCTAATTTTGATGAAACTTTAGAATTATCTGACAACTCAATAGATGAGCCAAATCTTACAGAAAATCAGGTGAGTGGACTTGTCTTTCCAGTCTTCAGCAAGAAAGAGCTTCCCCAGAGGAGAATGACAATGACAATGTGATAGAATAAGAGGTGATGAAGGAATACAAGACATAAGGACTACAGTCAAATAATGAGGATCAAAGAAGAATGAATAATGGTTAAAGAAGGGAAGAGCAGCCATCGTGTAAAAATCATAGGTCAGttggccatgtgcagtggctcatgtctataatcccagcactttgagaggctgaggtgggaggatcacctgaggtaaggagttcaagaccagcctgagcaacacagtaagaccctatctctacaatttatattttaatgtaagccagttgtggtggtgtgtgcttgtggtcctagctactcagcaggctgaggtaggagtacgTTGagttgaacccaagagttcaaggctgcagtaagttatgatcatcccactacactccaacttaggcaacagagtgagaccctatctctaaatttttgttttatgatgtTGTAAACATAATTCTGAATTGCATGTAAGTCTCTATGACATCAAAATGCTCACTACTTGTAAGTTGCTCATGAGCTTCCTTGCTGGACTGCCATTGGCTATACATTAAAAGCCCTTTTAATTACATTCTTAGTGGGAAATTGGTCAGCTTCATATGGGTATACTGAGAGAAATTCTTTTAATCAGGTTTATTTTTGAGTTGACAGTTTGATGCCTCTGACAAGCATACTACATTGCTCATACACTGGTTCAGGTTCGGTTTGGCCAGTCCAGGAAAAAGTTAGGCTAGTAATCTCTACAGACCCTGACTCTTACGCTATTGTTGTAGTATGCCAGCTTGCATGCAGATGTTTATAGTCATGAAATGTAGCTCATCCTTAATTCATGTCCTCAATATTCAGTACcccaaattcaatgcaattcctcaAATAATGTGAGAAGAAATATAGCCAGCAGattattttgttaaggatttttttccacaaaatttATACAATATGTAGACACATGGAAGTAGGGGGTAGAAGCTAACCAGAGGGTAgaatagttaccagaggctgagaagggggaGGCGAGATGAAGAAAGTTTGGTTCATCATACAAACATAcagctagatagaaggaataTGCTCTAGCTTTTGATAGCacatagggtgactatagttaacaacaatatgTTGTATATTTCGAGATAGCTAAGAGAGAAGATTTGAATGTTGACAGTTTATTATTAAAACTCACTTTTATTCTTAATTGAAATAATGTGACATTTATAATAAGCCTTAAGGTTATAAAATCCATAACTGCAATGTGAAATTTGTTTGCAATGACATTCACTAAACTCACTAAAgttgagttgtttttgttttatttgtcatTGTTCTTCATAACAATGCTTATTAATCAGGCATGGAGAAGtttgtttaaatattatatttatcgAGCTGGTtttgaattatataaaaatttacttcTTGGGGATGACACAGGAATTCTTACTCTCGATGTAACCAAGGCTGAGTTTTAAGGAGCTTCCTTTGCCAAAAGATAAGATGCCCAATTTGTACTTTTATCCTTATATCTTCTGaatcaaatattttcagataagacTTAGTAGTCATTCTTTGAACTATGCAAGTGAAAAATGATCTCTTTGCAGGAGTCTAATATTTGTTTAAAGGATGGTAAAATGTAGAGGTTTCCTGGAAGATGGCTCAGCAGGGCCCATGTCAAAAAATAGCCTTGAACTGTATCTCACTGGAGATTTATCACTAAAGTGCACCCCTTTGAGATATATTAACCAGATGTCCAGAATGCCACTTTGGTCCTTTCATCTTATCCTATGCCTGTCAAAAGAATTGGGAAAGCGATAAAATGAAGTGCTGAGCacctataaaataggaaaaagggACAAAGCTTCAAAGTCCCTGAGGCCAATGAGGGAAGTTATTAACATCAAAGAATTGGAAAGCTGATAACATAGCTACTGAAATTTGGTCAATTATACATAAGCAATGAACAGTAACTATCATATGACCTGTGTGGTTATTGGAGGCAATAATTTTTATCAGAAAactgtgttaatttttatttggtttcaaATTTTCACATTGATCTTTTAAGAGTTCCCTGTTCATATCATGTTTGCTCTTCTAACGTTATCTATATGGGTATTTTATAAAGGCtattgcttattatttatttttgttttagaataagCTAGTCATAATACAAAATGTtcatttgggaaaaaattaagataatgttTTCAATTAATTATCATAAATCATACTCAAAGAGCTTATGGATGATAACTTTGCAGATTTGAACTGTTCACAGTGTATCAGAGTTCACATTTCTCAtggtagcaaataaaaataaaaataagaaataatttcatagtcatgttgcttttctttttatgataaattatctttgtcatacagaaaacatttaacaaacaGGTATAGACTGACAATCTAGAATCTACAGTGATAATATCTTGCCatctttttaagcttttttttagagaaaggaagcaaaaagaagtaaccaagaaataataaaatcatattaatattaataaaatgataaataatatgaTAGTAGTCCATTGATGTTATTCCTCAGTCCCACTTATTTCCATGCTTCtccattataaattttataattatttttccaatttttatatattttttatatatatatttttttggagttgcaagatttaatagagtagAAACAGAGCTCCCacacaaagggaggggacccaaagagggtagccattGCTGGcccgaatgcctgggtttatgtCCCGGTCATTGTCCCTCCCATTGTGCTCTCAGGCGATGGAtaattggctatttctttacctcctgtttttgcctaattaacgttttagtgagctctctttactacctgattgatCGGTGTGAactaagttgcaagccccatgtttaaaggtggatgtggtCACCTTCCTAGCTAGACTTACGGATgcttagttggcctaggaaatccagctagtcctgtctctcagtcccctCTCTCAACAGGAAAATCCAAGTGCTGTTGAGGAGGTTGACCAATGACcactctaactgcttcctgctgaactgGGACATAGTAGGGGttatgcagttgagatttcctcaggAGGTGTGCCTTCACCAGGGGTCCATGGTATatcttagtcatggactgcatctggggctccCTTTGAAGAACcatttgtagttttacagctttgattctggaagagaaaaacttaacaaggaggttaaagatacagggatttAAATGTATGGCCTGCAGTTCAAGGGATTATTTATTTGGCACACTTCACAGGCCCTGACTATCTGCTTGATAATTATGAAAAGTCCTGGTCCAGTAAATAATCATTTGGCCATCTGATGGGTACTATCAATGCCGaagtgaaaggtttggtgaagggt
It encodes:
- the LOC101006700 gene encoding regenerating islet-derived protein 3-alpha, yielding MLPRMALPSVSWMLLSCLMLLSQVQGEELQKELPSARIRCPKGSKAYGSHCYALFLSPKSWTDADLACQKRPSGNLVSVLSGAEGSFVSSLVKSISNSYSYVWIGLHDPTQGTEPNGDGWEWSSSDVMNYFAWERNPSTISNPGHCAGLSRNTAFLRWKDYNCDVRLPYVCKFTD